The Oryzias latipes chromosome 11, ASM223467v1 nucleotide sequence GCGCATGGACCTATAGTTGGAAGAGTGTTTGTTCGAAATGTTgtcaaatctggtgaatcttgctccaggaaTTTTCTATCACAGTTCTATtcccatgtaacccttgtgctatcctatgaccattgatgtgttctccctaccatgacaaaggtggataaaggtggaaaagatttcatgtaatccatggacaccagtgaagatcacaaatcattgaagaaaaaagttcagcgcactgtctagtggggtctagatcaGCGGTCCCCAAACCCGGGCCGTGGACCGGCAGCGGTccatgggtcatttggtaccgggccgcacagaaagaataaataacttacattacttccgttttattaatttcagaatctaaaagatgttttatttttaaaaattgcccgattctctgttacatctgtctatgtcactcttgacgcaggccaaggcgctcttctcggtcacgtgataggttaccgctaaaataaaaccaaggagctagcaaaatgaataaaaaacaaaagtctttggaaagtttctttgccaaggggaaaacgcTCAGCCTGGAGACAAaagaggagccttcgacttccaaaaaaagaaagctacatttaatagacagtacttcttttttgcactaTGAGTGTGGGaagagaagaggaggatgacacctgtgcgatgtacaatgttgtgcgtgtcaaaataaaagctcggGTTTTGTGTTGTCCCGTCTCTTCCTTCTTCGTAGTATTGCTACTAAAATCACCTGCCTAAATTCGAATGACCGGTCCGTGACAAtttgtgtgacgtcataccgCTCCGTGGCGTCAAAAAGGTTGGGaaccactggtctagatgacccaactccctatgtcaaagtgcctaggatagcacaagatatatgaaagacttggtgtcagaaTTCGATCTGGGAACAAACTgcgattattaatttctccttcaagaTCAATTTTAAAACGGTTGGCCAAAAAGCATGCCATCCATAAGTCACCaacaaatccgagtccctgattggtcaaagttgaactggtttaactttcaacgcgcgTTCAATGGCTGTGTAATTTGTACTTGTGTGAACATGAGCGTTTTACATGTGGAAGCCAAAAATGTGGGCTTACATTCATTTTTCAGTGTTCATTTTTGAGTGCATGTTGCAGAGGCCGATGTGAATGTAGGATGAGACTATGAATCAGAACCAAAGACCTGCAGTGCTCCCTCAGCCCTGACACCAGCAGCAGGAAATTTGATTCCGGtaatcttattttaattttaaggcCTTGATCACTTATATTGTGACACTTGCTTCATATCAAACTCAACAAGCTGACATGAGTCGGTTCCTCATTAGTACTCAGTACGTACCCATGGGAAAGCGAATGACTTGGTAGTAACCCGGTGCCTCTGTTTTCTTCACGGGTTCCATGAAGGGCCAGGCGTTTTGGTGGCTCTGAAACATGCagatttgagtttaaaaaacataaacagatgTGGCGTGCATGTTTTTACGGGTTTGTCCTTCACCTTCACATGCTGGAGGATGGACTTCAGAGTGGTGTACAGTTGCTCTGGATCCTTCAGTTCCTTCctgaaatagaaatagaaaagcagaaattgtaacaataatgttttatttttttttgtaaaaatgaggCGTCCTTCGAGGCAGATGCTTATGACCTTACCCTTTACCTGCAGGCTTCCATCCAGTTTCGCCTGTGGAAAAGACCGTCTAAAATGAGATCCCATTGGGGAGGAAAGCGTTTCGTACAGCGAGCAGTGAACGTAACATACGTATGCCAGGAATGCTCTCGATGGGAATCTGCCGGACTCCGTCCTTAAAACAGGACAGTCCTGGGTAGACCTTTCTGATCTGAGCCTGCTTCCTTTCGATCAGCTTCTTAATGATCTGAGCAGGAAGAGGGACACCGGGTTGAGTGGGGCTACAGGAAGGAAGCAGCGAGGACATGGACCCAACTCAATACGTACCTCCTTCTGCTTTTTGATGATCACCGAGAACTCGGTGTACGGGATGCTGGGATTGAGTTCACAGCCCATGAGCGTGGCTCCTTCGTAGTCCTTGATGTAGCCCACATACTTCGACTTGGGAACTTTGATGTCCTTTGAAAAACCCTGAAGGAAAATAGGAGCAATTTAGCATCAAACAAAGCAAGATAAAGATTACTGTATTCATTACTACTATTATTAGCACCTACTGGAACAACATCACATTTCAAACACAATGGCTTGAAATGATACTCTCCTGTAAGGAAGCCAATGTGACTGGGTGTCCAGAAAGTccctgaaaagttgcacaacaTCTCTCTACGTCTAGAAACAACAGTATACCTGTTTCTTAAAGTACCCGATGGCGTACTCGTCGGCATACGTGAGGAAGTTGAGAATTTCATGCTTAATGTGGTATTCCTTCAGGTGGTTCATCAGGTGGGTTCCGTAGCCCTGCAGCCAAACAGCGACAGGTAAAAAGTGCATCCAAGCACAAGCAGAGCTGGGAAACCGAGTGTCTTCTCACTTTAACTTGTTCGTTAGATGTGACCGCACAAAAGACGATCTCTGTGAAACCCTGCGACGGAAACATCCGGAAGCAGATTCCTCCAATCACACGCCCGTCCTTGATTAATGACAGCGTCTTGTGCTTCCTGCGGGACCAAAACGTTTCAAATGGCTGTTATTTAATTCACTCAGAAGGGTCTTGCAGCAGTTCGGAGTCGAGAACAGACGTGGACTCACGGGTCAAACACCAGCCGTGTGATGTACTCTTTGGGCATGCGGGGCAGCTGGTGCGAGAACACATTCTGAAGCCCCACCAGCCACATCAAGATCCTTTTGTTGGGCTTTTGGTTCAGCGAGTTCCCGATGACGTGGAACTCAATCACTCCTCGCCGCTCCTCAAGGCGCGCAGCTTCGTCACGAGCCGAATGAGCAGACAGTAGACttgtctgaaagaaaaaaaaaaagcataaagcaGTGGAAATGGTTGAATTGATATTACACATCCTTCAAAGCTACCTCTGGAATGGTGGCAGGGTCGGTGATGGTCGCCATGACTTCGTTGATGAGATCCATGGGGATGTCACCCATCACCCgtggtcttttgttttcttcgtgGTGAAGGGGTTCAGAGGCTTTGCGTTTTTCTCCCACTACGACTAAATCCAGACAATGCAAGAAGGTATTTTAGTCACATAGTGCAAATCAAGCATATAAAATGAACCTGTCGAAAATGGACCCTGAGCTGCCTTTCCAATTTCTTTGCACAAATCCTGGGTTCCCACCTGGGTTCGACTCCAAAGTAGGGTTGGGTTTCCTGGCAGGACTGACGCTTCCGCATGTGGATGGCTCCACCGAAACCGGACTGGCGCTGTAGTACAGTGACCTCGTCACTGGGGGTGCGCTGATCACTGGGGAAGATAGACGGAAATAGAAAAGGATTCAACCACAGGAGCTTGGAATACCAAAAACTAGGAAAAAATCGTTGGGTATAGGTAGTTTTTTCTACCAGTCTGAACGGGAATCTGCCCGCCTGTAGTTCCTGCCAAAAACTCCAGACTCCAGATAGGAGAGCTGTGACTGtacacctcctcctccaacaTCGACAAGAACCTAGAAGAAGAAATCAAGCGTGACTTAAACATGTAACTGCATTATTTATCAATAAAGCCAGGATTTTATCATCGGTTTTTGTGCGTCTGTGACGCACATAACGCTATAAGTTAGTTTTGCAATGAAAGTTTGAAATTGATTCAATCTTATGAAAATGTAATAATCACTCTGTGACTTTGAGTGGAATGGGTTCAtaagaatgtgttttttatatttctaaaaTATTCCTGGTCCCTGTTGTGAGTTATTTTCAAATTCTAGTTCctttagttttagtttattaGCTGGAATTTGAATTACTGTGATTTTTAACAGACAGTTCTTAATAGTTTCTTTGAAAACTTGTTCAGTTTGTCTGAATGCGGCTGCTGTCTTACTTTGGAAAGTGTGTCAGAATGAGCGTGCGCTTCTCTGGGGGCAGCTTGTCCTTCTCCTGCCTGGCCTGCTCCAGCAGCTGCTTCCTCATGATGGTGAACACAGAACGCAACAGCGTCCGACCGAAGATCTGGGTGGTTTCGTACCGCGGCAGGCTGTCGCAGAACTGGGGCACATTGCAGTAGCACAGCCACCTGAGAAAGGGGGACCCCTTACTTTTTGGATCTCTGTGGtttgaccattgactgtatcaaagaactggactgagtgacacccccctccccgtgttccaaacaggaagtactcactggctccaagaaaacATAATCCCATAGACTcctattgagaaaaaaaaagctgttactcattctatttgtcagaataaccattcttgctcggctactttttataaacattttataaacacTTTCTCgttctcatttttttcacattgtttCTGTTAggaaagttattcaagttatgaacAGATTGATTGTTCtttgcgtgttttttttttgtacttcttccacggttttaacgtggttcattcttGATAGATCTGTGAACATTTTGCGTAAAGACCACTACTTTTCTCCCCTTTTCCACACATATTCatatatgaccaattttcacatgtgtaatAAGCGTCACACGGCCTTTACCAACGTCGTCTGGGTCCAACATGGCAATGTCCGTATTGCGACTGAATGATGACAGAATTCACtgcatttggttggagccagaactcattttttatgggtgacatcacactcactcggtccagttctcgtatacatTCAGTGGGTTTGACTGAAACCTGCGCGGGACAGATGGGTTCATGGTCGGTACCTGGTGTAGTTGACTTTGTATCCCGCCGTTTCCTCGTTCGGAACCCTCTGGCGCCTTTGAGACGGTGTTTCCAGCTGCCAGTAGTTGATTTGGTTAAGAAACATCTTCGCCAGCTCCATGATGGTTTGACGCTCTTTTGATGGTAGATGGCTAAATTTGTACTGGACAAAGTTGTTCACTCCCTAttgaattaaaatttaaaataaaaaaagaaatgaatcttacaatttagttaaaaaaaaccccaccagGATTTCTTTAATTCACCTGTTCAATGCTGGGTTTTTCAAAAGGAGGACTCTCTTGTGCTTCCAACATCGGTTTACCCATCTGCAAGATGGATTTCCTTAAAAGCTGAAAGGCAAGCCGCCGTTGGTGAGTGAGGTAACagtgtttatgaaaaaagaaaaaaatggtgacGCTAGAAATGTACCTTAAACAGTGAAAAGTAGACTTGTTTAGTGTCAGCATCCTCCTCTTTGTGGACACACGTGTACAGGTATTCCACGTCCAGGACGACACCTAGGAGTCGGTTCATTTCCTCTTCCGATATATTTTCTAGATGGCTCACGTGATCGCCTGTGAGGTGACAGAGGCTGGAATCTTCCAAGATCTGAAGGAGGATTATTGCAGGCAACTGGAAATACAACATACCCAGAGTGTGGGAGCAGCTGCGGCAGGGCTCCTGTAGGTTCACTGTGTTGGTCTGCTGGTCGGTTTGGGGGGGTGTGGGAGGGGGGTTCTGGCTTTTCCAGCCATTACATTTACAGGGCCCCTCAGCCTATaaggaaaaacattaaaattgttatatcttttttatttcatttttaaatatacaatCATAAACAAAGTTAcctattttatttagttttgatgATACCAATAATGAGCTATGTATGCTTTAGGTAAAGACTAGAAGATGGGACATTCCAAAAGAGGGCCTACCACCGCAACTGTTGGCGACCCCGTCTTCTGTCTTTAAtcaacactttttccaaaacgGCTTTGTAATTTTGCCAGAATGATTAAATCGATACAATTGCCAATGTTCATCTCCTCCTCCCATTGGAATTATTTGAAGACCAACTCCGattatttttgataaattataaaagcgttcccagttacgattttaggcaaaattttaaaaaacggGTCATTTTCTAGGCAGAAAACATTGGCGTGTAGCAACCCCacctcccttcccctcccctttgTTGAGAGTTCTCCGTTTACACTgtctcccactagctcacagcccctcacaacccagaGTTAACGttaacagtgcaacaaaaatgtcaagcaATATCAGAACTATCCTTCTGAAGAGTTTTGTGCCAGACGCTAGCTCGGATAAAGAAAACGAAGATGTACAAgtcgtctacaaatggatgcatcagaatggggggGAGATCACGGAGCATTTCGCCCGCACAGTGTAATTTCTACATCCCAACTAAAACCTTTTTCAGACTGCATTCtttcgtctgctcttgattcacaatgatttgaataaagacttaga carries:
- the LOC101159205 gene encoding histone acetyltransferase KAT2B isoform X2, with protein sequence MNRLLGVVLDVEYLYTCVHKEEDADTKQVYFSLFKLLRKSILQMGKPMLEAQESPPFEKPSIEQGVNNFVQYKFSHLPSKERQTIMELAKMFLNQINYWQLETPSQRRQRVPNEETAGYKVNYTRWLCYCNVPQFCDSLPRYETTQIFGRTLLRSVFTIMRKQLLEQARQEKDKLPPEKRTLILTHFPKFLSMLEEEVYSHSSPIWSLEFLAGTTGGQIPVQTVISAPPVTRSLYYSASPVSVEPSTCGSVSPARKPNPTLESNPVVVGEKRKASEPLHHEENKRPRVMGDIPMDLINEVMATITDPATIPETSLLSAHSARDEAARLEERRGVIEFHVIGNSLNQKPNKRILMWLVGLQNVFSHQLPRMPKEYITRLVFDPKHKTLSLIKDGRVIGGICFRMFPSQGFTEIVFCAVTSNEQVKGYGTHLMNHLKEYHIKHEILNFLTYADEYAIGYFKKQGFSKDIKVPKSKYVGYIKDYEGATLMGCELNPSIPYTEFSVIIKKQKEIIKKLIERKQAQIRKVYPGLSCFKDGVRQIPIESIPGIRETGWKPAGKGKELKDPEQLYTTLKSILQHVKSHQNAWPFMEPVKKTEAPGYYQVIRFPMDLKTMSERLKSRYYTTRKLFMADMQRIFTNCREYNPPESEYYKCANLLEKFFYGKIKEAGLIEK
- the LOC101159205 gene encoding histone acetyltransferase KAT2B isoform X1, whose protein sequence is MADSAGIQQGSPAIGAAGLVPAAPGAGGTEGSGAAGGSARIVAKKAQLRSSPRPKKLEKLGIYSSCKAEGPCKCNGWKSQNPPPTPPQTDQQTNTVNLQEPCRSCSHTLGDHVSHLENISEEEMNRLLGVVLDVEYLYTCVHKEEDADTKQVYFSLFKLLRKSILQMGKPMLEAQESPPFEKPSIEQGVNNFVQYKFSHLPSKERQTIMELAKMFLNQINYWQLETPSQRRQRVPNEETAGYKVNYTRWLCYCNVPQFCDSLPRYETTQIFGRTLLRSVFTIMRKQLLEQARQEKDKLPPEKRTLILTHFPKFLSMLEEEVYSHSSPIWSLEFLAGTTGGQIPVQTVISAPPVTRSLYYSASPVSVEPSTCGSVSPARKPNPTLESNPVVVGEKRKASEPLHHEENKRPRVMGDIPMDLINEVMATITDPATIPETSLLSAHSARDEAARLEERRGVIEFHVIGNSLNQKPNKRILMWLVGLQNVFSHQLPRMPKEYITRLVFDPKHKTLSLIKDGRVIGGICFRMFPSQGFTEIVFCAVTSNEQVKGYGTHLMNHLKEYHIKHEILNFLTYADEYAIGYFKKQGFSKDIKVPKSKYVGYIKDYEGATLMGCELNPSIPYTEFSVIIKKQKEIIKKLIERKQAQIRKVYPGLSCFKDGVRQIPIESIPGIRETGWKPAGKGKELKDPEQLYTTLKSILQHVKSHQNAWPFMEPVKKTEAPGYYQVIRFPMDLKTMSERLKSRYYTTRKLFMADMQRIFTNCREYNPPESEYYKCANLLEKFFYGKIKEAGLIEK